One segment of Fibrobacter sp. UWR3 DNA contains the following:
- a CDS encoding response regulator transcription factor, whose translation MANNTSNTSILIVEDEIAIAESLVDLCELNGYHVKHVADGESGLTEALTGQYGLVLLDVMLPGMNGFEVCDKIREKDRSLPIIILSAKNTDEDIINGLKFGADDYIPKPFSTPMLLARIEAVLRRSRQSMENEGKLVAGNLRVNFREYAGTRGKEELAFTRKEIEILEYLWNNRDHAVPRSELLREVWGYENAESVDTRTVDIHITKLRKKIEDDPSHPKLLVTFRGEGYQMRSTPECSKTA comes from the coding sequence ATGGCTAACAATACTAGCAACACTAGCATTCTTATTGTTGAAGACGAAATTGCAATTGCAGAAAGCCTCGTAGACCTCTGCGAGCTCAACGGCTACCACGTAAAGCATGTCGCCGACGGCGAAAGCGGCCTTACCGAGGCCCTCACCGGACAGTACGGACTGGTGCTCCTCGACGTGATGCTCCCGGGCATGAACGGCTTCGAGGTCTGCGACAAGATTCGCGAAAAGGACAGAAGCCTCCCCATTATAATCCTCTCTGCAAAGAACACCGACGAAGACATCATCAACGGCCTCAAGTTCGGTGCCGACGACTACATCCCGAAGCCGTTCTCCACCCCGATGCTGCTCGCACGCATCGAGGCCGTACTCCGCCGCAGCCGCCAGTCCATGGAAAACGAAGGCAAGCTCGTGGCAGGCAACCTCCGCGTGAACTTCCGCGAATACGCAGGCACGCGCGGCAAGGAAGAACTCGCATTCACGCGCAAGGAAATCGAAATCCTCGAATACCTGTGGAACAACCGTGACCATGCGGTCCCGCGCTCCGAACTGCTCCGCGAAGTCTGGGGCTACGAGAACGCCGAATCCGTGGATACCCGCACCGTCGACATCCACATCACCAAGCTCCGCAAGAAAATCGAGGACGATCCTTCCCATCCGAAGCTCTTGGTCACGTTCCGTGGCGAAGGCTACCAGATGCGTTCTACACCTGAATGCTCAAAAACCGCTTAA
- a CDS encoding sensor histidine kinase KdpD translates to MLKNRLIKKRLVLIYSAIFAVIALPVAGLLYDSYLHMQDESKAEWAMHATQVLKMANNRIKDDLAIENKRSFMEYRFIKVAKTISAGEQPTYSDLALNFPVTSCNSDSSKLDYCSQYAGLIGHFQIDPDGVFSTPYLPAGALGQVQLENKDIRESFQNRLKFIVRDMGIKNKGTAATLDTSKTAGESSNALDQLANEVDLSKSKNRKKRMRVERTSEQEQFAFNVESAKMDTSGLYRIFPYVGTMDIAIESFQAELNRQYIVFYRNVLRGEENFVQGFVVDLREYLRSIVDLEVGDYANEDNHLALKFTYKGDLVSFGIDTRFAVKVFEENLAEPLNAITMSVYVDKSVQEAGGNGQIISNGQLLFLIGGIMFLLLGGGLISIYRLTQSQLDLAQKRQDFISAVSHELKTPLTTIKMRAEILQTSYQKMDDAKRKRSFDQIASESDRLTRLIQNVLDLSKIDGNRWVANIRKDWPKAVLDDFVTMYTKNIEDHGFSLTVSCDSDIDRVQLMMDRDAVMQILTNLVDNSLKFSKNADYKMIIIEMKTEGDHVYLAVRDYGPGIPPSEMKKVFQEFYRVENEMTRTTKGTGIGLSMVKKLCALSNMKIEIENANPGLRTKIHFPPMV, encoded by the coding sequence ATGCTCAAAAACCGCTTAATAAAGAAACGTCTCGTTCTCATCTATTCAGCCATCTTCGCCGTGATTGCACTCCCGGTGGCGGGGCTGCTTTACGATTCGTACCTGCACATGCAGGACGAGTCGAAGGCGGAATGGGCCATGCACGCAACGCAGGTCCTGAAGATGGCGAACAACCGCATCAAGGACGACCTCGCGATAGAGAACAAGCGCTCCTTCATGGAGTACAGGTTCATCAAGGTCGCGAAGACCATTTCTGCAGGCGAGCAGCCCACCTACTCGGACCTCGCGCTCAACTTCCCGGTAACATCGTGCAATAGCGATTCCAGCAAGCTGGACTACTGCAGCCAGTACGCCGGACTTATCGGGCATTTCCAGATAGACCCCGACGGCGTGTTCAGTACCCCCTACCTGCCGGCGGGCGCGCTCGGGCAGGTGCAGCTCGAGAACAAGGATATCCGCGAGTCGTTCCAGAACAGGCTCAAGTTTATCGTGCGCGACATGGGCATCAAGAACAAGGGGACGGCCGCCACGCTGGATACCTCCAAGACTGCAGGCGAAAGTTCCAACGCGCTTGACCAGCTCGCCAACGAGGTGGACCTTTCCAAGAGCAAGAACCGCAAGAAGCGCATGCGCGTGGAGCGCACCTCCGAGCAGGAACAGTTCGCGTTCAACGTGGAATCGGCCAAGATGGACACCTCGGGCCTGTACAGGATATTCCCGTACGTGGGCACGATGGACATCGCCATCGAATCGTTCCAGGCGGAACTGAACCGCCAGTACATCGTGTTCTACAGAAACGTGCTGCGCGGCGAGGAGAACTTTGTGCAGGGGTTCGTGGTAGACCTTCGCGAATACCTGAGGAGCATCGTGGATCTCGAGGTGGGCGACTACGCGAACGAAGACAACCACCTCGCCCTGAAGTTTACGTACAAGGGAGACCTCGTATCGTTCGGTATCGACACCCGCTTCGCCGTGAAGGTATTCGAGGAAAACCTCGCCGAACCGCTGAACGCCATCACCATGAGCGTCTACGTCGACAAGTCGGTGCAGGAGGCAGGCGGCAACGGCCAGATTATCAGCAACGGGCAGCTGCTGTTCCTGATAGGCGGAATCATGTTCCTGCTTCTGGGGGGCGGCCTCATCTCTATCTACCGGCTTACGCAGAGCCAGCTCGACCTGGCCCAGAAGCGACAGGACTTTATATCGGCGGTGAGTCACGAACTCAAGACACCGCTCACCACCATCAAGATGCGCGCCGAGATATTACAGACAAGTTATCAGAAGATGGACGACGCCAAGCGCAAGCGCAGCTTTGACCAGATTGCAAGCGAGAGCGACCGCCTCACGAGGCTTATCCAGAACGTACTCGACCTCTCGAAAATCGACGGCAACCGCTGGGTGGCAAACATCAGGAAGGACTGGCCGAAGGCCGTGCTCGACGACTTCGTGACCATGTACACCAAGAACATCGAGGACCACGGTTTTTCACTCACCGTGTCGTGCGACTCGGATATTGACCGCGTGCAGCTGATGATGGACCGCGACGCCGTGATGCAGATTCTCACGAACCTCGTGGACAACTCGCTCAAGTTCTCGAAGAACGCCGACTACAAGATGATTATCATCGAGATGAAGACGGAAGGCGACCACGTGTACCTCGCCGTGCGCGACTACGGCCCGGGCATTCCGCCCTCCGAGATGAAGAAGGTGTTCCAGGAATTCTACCGCGTAGAAAACGAGATGACCCGCACCACGAAGGGCACGGGCATCGGGCTCTCGATGGTGAAAAAACTCTGCGCGCTCTCGAACATGAAAATCGAGATAGAGAACGCGAACCCCGGTTTGCGCACGAAAATCCATTTCCCGCCGATGGTATAG
- a CDS encoding lipopolysaccharide assembly protein LapB, which produces MRIASKIALAVLLCTFTVFANDDLRFADSCYAARAERAKGDKADAHNAKLMIDAYRKAMDDASVAEAATEGYVKSLYFSFRFVPFDKKKRSQKLDSLKNISEAAYAKFPKNKDISHIYATAVSMWGADKNPLQAVKDGIATIVRDVATKTEDWQVLGRAHQLLPYVPLILTWPDKDLADKYLNMALQQDPKDLYNYFFLAELRFEQKRYADALDLIERGLSRGIRTSYFMEDKRGRWQLKELKKKINAKLDKK; this is translated from the coding sequence ATGCGTATTGCATCCAAAATAGCACTTGCCGTACTGCTCTGTACGTTCACGGTTTTCGCAAACGACGACCTGCGCTTTGCGGATTCGTGCTATGCGGCCAGGGCCGAACGCGCAAAGGGCGACAAGGCGGATGCACACAATGCGAAACTCATGATTGATGCCTACAGGAAGGCGATGGACGACGCATCTGTTGCCGAGGCGGCGACCGAGGGCTACGTGAAGAGCCTGTACTTTTCTTTCCGTTTTGTACCCTTCGACAAAAAGAAGCGCTCGCAGAAGCTGGACTCCCTGAAAAACATCAGCGAGGCGGCCTATGCGAAGTTCCCGAAGAACAAGGACATCTCGCATATATACGCAACCGCGGTATCGATGTGGGGGGCCGACAAGAACCCGCTGCAGGCGGTAAAGGACGGGATTGCGACAATCGTGCGCGACGTGGCCACAAAGACTGAGGACTGGCAAGTGCTCGGTCGCGCCCACCAGCTTTTGCCCTACGTGCCCCTGATTCTCACGTGGCCCGACAAGGACCTCGCCGACAAGTACCTGAACATGGCCCTGCAGCAGGACCCGAAGGACCTATACAACTACTTCTTCCTTGCCGAACTGCGGTTCGAGCAGAAGCGATACGCCGACGCGCTCGACCTGATAGAGCGCGGACTTTCCCGCGGAATACGTACAAGCTACTTTATGGAAGACAAGCGCGGGCGCTGGCAGTTGAAAGAACTGAAGAAGAAAATCAACGCGAAGTTAGACAAGAAATAA
- a CDS encoding DUF6175 family protein gives MRKLITLIALMGLMASLSFAADDAATRRRSAKAFDELDADEARPAKRPAYEKQAPARQAPAPRQQSIAMGNQALPTIIVVPAQKAKGMSDLQAFQSNPNNRMAIEAINGYLTQRQYEVKSLAGEETLGEVIQMQQDIAETEEDLSYLASLALSADIYIKFSASIEGGIVLIELSAYEAATARLLGSQTSQAAANGQSKGAIAQAVFDAAHRAMPGLEKKIKGYWEVDRKNGVQYKVIMKLQGDFDEQRVEDIQDDVNMLAKKAFKRVNTNVQTAKTIDMTVFADMDKFADSQEVYSYIRRGLKGSVTVRKINITKKLILIELK, from the coding sequence ATGCGCAAACTGATAACACTGATCGCCCTTATGGGACTCATGGCGAGCCTTTCCTTTGCGGCAGACGATGCCGCCACCCGCCGCCGTTCCGCAAAGGCGTTCGACGAACTTGATGCCGACGAGGCAAGGCCCGCGAAGAGGCCCGCCTACGAGAAGCAGGCCCCTGCCAGGCAGGCGCCCGCTCCCAGACAGCAGTCTATAGCTATGGGCAACCAGGCGTTGCCTACGATTATCGTTGTCCCCGCCCAGAAGGCGAAGGGCATGAGCGACCTCCAGGCGTTCCAAAGCAACCCGAACAACCGTATGGCCATCGAGGCCATCAACGGCTACCTGACTCAGCGCCAGTACGAGGTGAAGTCGCTTGCCGGCGAGGAGACCCTCGGCGAGGTCATCCAGATGCAGCAGGATATCGCCGAGACGGAAGAAGACCTTTCGTACCTCGCGAGCCTCGCCCTGAGTGCCGATATCTACATCAAGTTCTCCGCTTCCATCGAAGGCGGTATCGTGCTTATCGAGCTGAGCGCCTACGAGGCGGCGACTGCGCGCCTGCTGGGTAGCCAGACGAGCCAGGCTGCCGCAAACGGGCAGAGCAAGGGCGCCATTGCGCAGGCGGTATTCGATGCCGCGCACCGTGCCATGCCGGGTCTCGAGAAGAAAATCAAGGGCTACTGGGAAGTGGACCGCAAGAACGGCGTTCAGTACAAGGTAATAATGAAGTTGCAGGGCGACTTTGACGAGCAACGCGTGGAAGATATCCAGGACGACGTGAACATGCTCGCGAAGAAGGCGTTCAAGCGTGTGAACACGAACGTGCAGACGGCAAAGACTATCGACATGACCGTGTTTGCCGACATGGACAAGTTCGCCGACTCGCAGGAAGTCTACAGCTACATCCGTCGCGGGCTCAAGGGTTCCGTGACCGTGCGCAAGATAAACATTACCAAGAAACTGATTTTGATCGAACTCAAGTAG
- a CDS encoding ATP-dependent 6-phosphofructokinase, with protein MTQEDILANPKDFDLSIETVGKGTLKSPMKGIKFVSEDDRISLTTDIKRIHEFIDKGIEVPSLEAAGPRETIFHDPAWTRAGVVTCGGLCPGLNNVIKGLVQVLWFDYGVRNIFGIPYGYRGLNPAYGYSPITLNPDVVDSIQEDGGTILGSSRGMQDPVVMVDTLMRLNINVLFCIGGDGTLRGAHAIAEEVKKRRQPISIIGIPKTIDNDLNLIDRTFGFETAVLSATDVITSAHNEANGAFNGLGLVKLMGRDSGFIAAYAALATTVVNFCLVPEVPFTLEGLFKALESRYSSGKTHAVIAVAEGAGQELFKDQEERRDASGNILKNDIGEFLTRKIKEHFDKVGKEVNIKYFDPSYMVRSIPAKGTDAIFCFQLAESAVHAGMAGKTDMVVGSMNEQFSHVPIEYAVNERKKIDPNGTLWHAVLGATRQQDYFAGKGKGNK; from the coding sequence ATGACCCAAGAAGACATTCTCGCCAACCCGAAAGATTTTGACCTTTCTATTGAAACCGTCGGCAAAGGCACGCTGAAATCCCCCATGAAGGGAATCAAGTTCGTCTCGGAAGACGACCGCATCAGCCTCACCACCGACATCAAGCGCATACACGAATTCATAGACAAGGGTATCGAGGTCCCGTCGCTCGAGGCGGCCGGCCCGCGCGAAACCATTTTCCACGACCCCGCCTGGACACGCGCCGGCGTGGTGACCTGCGGCGGGCTCTGCCCCGGCCTCAACAACGTGATCAAGGGCCTCGTACAGGTGCTCTGGTTCGATTACGGCGTCCGCAATATTTTTGGCATCCCCTACGGCTACCGCGGACTCAACCCCGCATACGGCTACTCGCCCATCACGCTCAACCCCGACGTGGTCGATTCCATCCAGGAAGACGGCGGCACGATTCTCGGGAGTTCACGCGGCATGCAGGACCCGGTGGTGATGGTGGATACCCTGATGCGCCTCAACATCAACGTGCTGTTCTGCATCGGCGGCGACGGCACCCTCCGCGGCGCACACGCGATTGCCGAAGAAGTCAAGAAGCGCAGGCAGCCCATCTCGATTATCGGCATCCCGAAGACTATCGACAACGACCTGAACCTCATCGACCGCACGTTCGGTTTCGAGACCGCGGTCCTCAGCGCGACCGACGTGATTACGAGCGCACACAACGAGGCGAACGGCGCATTCAACGGGCTTGGGTTAGTGAAGCTCATGGGCCGCGACTCGGGCTTCATTGCCGCATACGCAGCGCTCGCGACTACGGTCGTGAACTTCTGCCTCGTGCCCGAGGTTCCCTTCACGCTGGAAGGCCTGTTCAAGGCTCTCGAGAGCCGCTACAGCAGTGGCAAGACACACGCGGTTATCGCCGTCGCCGAAGGCGCCGGGCAGGAACTGTTCAAGGACCAGGAAGAACGCCGCGACGCGAGCGGGAACATCCTGAAGAACGACATCGGCGAATTCCTGACGCGCAAGATAAAGGAACACTTCGACAAGGTCGGCAAGGAAGTGAACATCAAGTACTTCGACCCGAGCTACATGGTGCGGAGCATCCCCGCGAAGGGAACCGACGCCATCTTCTGCTTCCAGCTGGCAGAAAGCGCGGTTCACGCCGGCATGGCGGGCAAGACCGACATGGTGGTGGGCAGCATGAACGAGCAGTTCAGCCACGTACCCATAGAGTACGCCGTGAACGAAAGGAAGAAGATCGACCCGAACGGCACGCTGTGGCACGCCGTGCTCGGGGCCACCCGCCAGCAGGATTACTTTGCAGGCAAGGGCAAGGGCAACAAATAA